Proteins co-encoded in one Medicago truncatula cultivar Jemalong A17 chromosome 8, MtrunA17r5.0-ANR, whole genome shotgun sequence genomic window:
- the LOC25501569 gene encoding uncharacterized protein, translating to MINLFISEPTRNNDANAEEDSTKLRINLLKELETVLWSAIISSGRAEARMWLRKTIAGINCVKPRDQREIFINFMRIPKKKHDLTSQLLNLMFDNSPQKLGSVLARKTRVLDNFFAGDPKRMLQWFSFSGLEQGKGLRALSQFAFKNRDICWEELEWKGKHGQSPAMVATKPHYFLDLDIQRTVENFLDNVPEFWSSVEVSESVKDGDIFLIDRVFFVRYFKDLMYREDSSDVWDVIEDFLEEQPFSCLCEHLLISFEEQDLCYFVELLCKCLDPRIELQGLDDLSRLFVVVLLKCGVSGSIDWILMLNAVIAQGRQLLRLLRDEEAKESLAKVNEIVSKISAIPNDGNSLTPFFNNRFKMEILEVVKCLGLQSWVMFYRLSQECKTPESWESVFLHNQIGFRNSDKHALTDEDGVLSEEDCSGFDCGLSVRVKKKNKHKARKKRRRAYDYDGCNDDELLDFDFASQKLDYLPNAKSWFLSTDQYSSAWNSADLPEHLHRLCLSRWMIWLFEK from the exons ATGATCAACCTATTCATATCAGAACCCACTCGAAACAACGACGCAAACGCAGAAGAAGATTCAACCAAACTTCGAATCAACCTATTGAAGGAATTGGAAACCGTTCTCTGGTCCGCTATAATCTCTTCAGGTCGCGCAGAAGCTCGAATGTGGCTACGCAAAACCATCGCGGGAATCAACTGCGTCAAACCTCGCGATCAGCGTgaaattttcatcaattttatgAGAATTCCAAAGAAGAAGCACGATCTCACTTCTCAGCTTTTGAATTTGATGTTTGATAACTCGCCGCAAAAGCTTGGTTCAGTTTTAGCACGAAAAACTCGCGTGCTTGACAATTTTTTCGCTG GTGACCCTAAGCGTATGTTGCAGTGGTTTTCATTTTCTGGATTGGAACAGGGAAAAGGGTTAAGAGCTTTATCTCAGTTTGCATTTAAAAATAGGGATATTTGTTGGGAAGAGTTGGAGTGGAAAGGAAAACATGGACAATCACCTGCAATGGTTGCTACAAAGCCTCATTACTTTCTCGATTTGGATATTCAGCGAACTGTCGAGAATTTTCTAGACAATGTGCCTGAATTTTGGTCATCTGTTGAGGTTTCTGAGTCTGTGAAAGACGGGGATATTTTTCTTATTGACAGAGTGTTTTTCGTTCGTTATTTTAAGGATTTGATGTATAGAGAGGATTCAAGTGATGTATGGGATGTTATAGAAGATTTCTTAGAAGAGCAGCCTTTTTCTTGTTTGTGTGAGCATCTTCTTATTAGTTTTGAAGAGCAGGATTTGTGTTACTTTGTGGAATTACTTTGTAAATGTCTTGACCCGAGAATTGAATTGCAAGGTTTGGATGATTTGTCTCGGTTGTTTGTGGTTGTTCTTTTGAAGTGTGGGGTTTCTGGATCTATTGACTGGATTCTGATGTTGAATGCCGTCATAGCTCAGGGGAGGCAGCTTCTAAGGCTTTTGCGTGACGAAGAGGCCAAGGAGTCGCTGGCGAAAGTCAATGAAATTGTGTCGAAGATATCTGCAATCCCAAATGATGGTAATAGCTTGACCCCATTTTTCAATAATAGGTTTAAAATGGAAATTCTGGAAGTGGTGAAGTGTCTTGGACTTCAGTCTTGGGTTATGTTTTATAGGTTGTCACAAGAGTGCAAGACTCCTGAGTCCTGGGAGTCCGTCTTTTTGCATAATCAGATTGGTTTCCGCAACTCTGATAAACATGCATTGACAGATGAGGATGGAGTGTTGTCAGAAGAAGATTGTTCTGGTTTTGATTGTGGTCTTTCTGTTAGAGTcaagaaaaagaataaacataaaGCTAGAAAGAAGAGGAGGAGGGCATATGATTACGATGGTTGTAATGACGATGAGCTGCTAGATTTTGATTTTGCTAGCCAGAAGTTGGATTATCTGCCAAATGCTAAAAGTTGGTTTCTTTCAACTGATCAGTACTCTTCTGCATGGAATAGT GCGGACTTACCTGAGCACCTTCATAGACTGTGCTTGTCCAGGTGGATGATTTGGCTTTTTGAAAAATGA
- the LOC25501567 gene encoding mechanosensitive ion channel protein 10: MDTAESEPQVVLFLDQQPNPKPSTMDTETHHYTEPHQEKPKHPSRAKTLTRLSFSKPKSRILEYNHPPRNKLPTSEEEDTQLPIYKISSDVEDDSDYEYQEEESEDEDEEVLRDSKSHNKKKKFKVKWRLVFEWILFLNILTCLVCSVTIRGITNMHLLGLEVWRWCLMAMVTFSGRLFSSWLVSFTVFFIERNFMLREKVLYFIYGLRNSIRNCLWLGLVLLSYWSVVFDDVQKKNHKFLNKVFQALVAVLIGATIWLVKIVLVKMLASSFHVTTYFDRMKESVFHHYVLDALSGPPVENGEEVSKEHPLKGSKTMPPGVGRWKKMKRFGSRRIDMEKLKKLSMESSGSVWSVKRLVNYVRSSGLSTISRTIDDFGNSESEISSEWEARTCAQKIFNNVAKPGAKYIEEVDLMRFLKRVEIHTIFPLFEGALETGKISRSSFRNWVIRAYYERKALAQSLNDTKTAVQQLHKLASCVVCVIIIIVTLLVMEVATMKIILFCITQTVLIGVAFQGTCKTVLEAIIFVFIMHPFDIGDRCVIDGVQMIVEEMNILTTVFLRYDNEKIYYPNAVLLTRPISNFYRSPEMSDAIDFTIDVTTPIETIIALKKSIQMYIESKPKYWNPKHSVMAKQIDQVDKLKLCLCVTHTINHQNYGERSTRISELLLELKKMFEIHGIKYHLLPQEIHLTQMNIGNGRVLFQS, from the exons ATGGACACTGCTGAATCCGAACCTCAAGTTGTTCTCTTCCTTGACCAACAACCCAACCCTAAACCTTCTACTATGGACACTGAAACTCACCACTACACTGAACCTCATCAAGAGAAGCCTAAACATCCCTCAAGAGCAAAAACCCTTACCCGTCTAAGCTTTTCCAAACCCAAATCTCGAATCCTTGAATACAACCATCCACCTCGCAACAAACTACCTACCTCTGAAGAAGAAGACACTCAATTACCTATATACAAGATCTCTTCCGATGTCGAAGATGACAGCGACTATGAATACCAGGAAGAAGAATCAGAGGATGAGGACGAAGAGGTTTTGCGTGATTCGAAGTcacacaacaaaaagaaaaaatttaaagtaaagTGGAGACTTGTTTTTGAATGGATATTATTTCTAAACATATTAACATGTTTGGTTTGTTCTGTCACAATAAGAGGAATAACAAACATGCATTTATTAGGGTTAGAGGTTTGGAGATGGTGTTTAATGGCAATGGTAACATTTAGTGGCCGTTTGTTTTCAAGTTGGTTAGTTAGTTTCACCGTTTTCTTTATCGAAAGAAACTTCATGCTAAGagaaaaagttttatatttcATCTATGGTTTAAGGAACAGCATTCGTAATTGTTTATGGTTAGGTCTTGTTTTACTCTCATATTGGAGTGTCGTTTTCGATGATGTCCAAAAGAAAAACCATAAATTCCTCAACAAAGTGTTTCAAGCACTTGTTGCTGTTTTAATTGGTGCAACCATTTGGTTAGTCAAaattgttttggtaaaaatgtTAGCTTCATCATTTCATGTGACAACATATTTTGATAGAATGAAAGAAAGTGTTTTTCATCATTATGTGTTGGATGCATTGTCGGGTCCACCGGTCGAAAATGGCGAGGAAGTATCGAAAGAGCATCCTTTGAAGGGTTCAAAGACGATGCCGCCGGGTGTGGGGAggtggaagaagatgaagagattTGGTTCAAGGAGGATTGATATGGAGAAGTTGAAGAAACTTAGTATGGAGAGTAGTGGTTCTGTTTGGAGTGTTAAAAGGCTTGTTAATTATGTTAGGTCTTCTGGTTTGTCAACTATTTCTAGGACTATTGATGATTTTGGTAACAGTGAAAGTGAGATTAGTAGTGAATGGGAAGCTAGAACTTGTGCTCAGAAGATTTTCAACAATGTTGCCAAACCTGGTGCCAA GTATATTGAAGAAGTCGATCTCATGAGATTTTTGAAGAGGGTTGAGATACACACCATATTTCCACTCTTTGAAGGTGCCCTTGAAACTGGGAAGATTAGCAGATCTTCCTTTAGAAATTGGGTG ATTCGAGCTTATTATGAAAGAAAAGCACTAGCACAATCACTGAATGATACCAAAACAGCAGTGCAACAACTTCACAAATTAGCAagttgtgttgtgtgtgtgataataataattgtgaCCCTTTTGGTGATGGAAGTTGCTACAATGAAGATAATATTGTTCTGTATCACACAAACTGTTTTAATAGGAGTTGCATTCCAAGGCACTTGCAAAACTGTCTTGGAAGCTATCATCTTTGTCTTCATCATGCACCCTTTTGACATTGGAGACCGTTGTGTCATTGATGGTGTCCAG ATGATTGTGGAAGAAATGAATATCTTGACAACAGTGTTTCTTCGATATGACAATGAGAAAATATATTACCCTAATGCAGTCTTGCTCACTAGGCCAATAAGCAATTTTTATAGGAGTCCAGAAATGAGTGATGCAATTGATTTCACCATTGATGTTACAACTCCTATAGAGACTATCATTGCACTCAAGAAATCAATACAAAT GTACATTGAGAGTAAACCAAAGTATTGGAATCCAAAGCATAGTGTGATGGCAAAACAAATAGATCAAGTGGACAAGTTAAAGCTGTGTTTATGTGTAACACACACCATTAACCATCAGAACTATGGTGAAAGAAGCACTAGGATATCAGAACTTCTCTTGGAGTTGAAAAAGATGTTTGAGATTCATGGTATCAAGTACCATCTTCTCCCTCAAGAAATCCATCTCACTCAAATGAATATTGGAAATGGTAGAGTTTTGTTTCAATCATGA
- the LOC25501570 gene encoding probable methyltransferase PMT21: MKNNEGKVVDKSRIVPVAIIFVVLCGLSFYMGVIFGSENDRIVSIISQRSLDSPKKSSSISSLQIKSISFPECSVDYQDYTPCTDPRRWKKYGSYRFIMLERHCPPIFERKECLVPPPDGYQLPIRWPKSRDECWYRNVPYDWINKQKSNQHWLKKEGEKFLFPGGGTMFPNGVGKYVDLMEDLIPEMKDGTIRTAIDTGCGVASWGGDLLDRGILTVSLAPRDNHQAQVQFALERGIPAILGVLATHRLPFPSNSFDMAHCSRCLIPWTEFGGVNILEIHRILRPGGFWVLSGPPINYERRSRGWNTTIKEQRSTYEKLQNLLTSLCFKLYNKKGDIAVWQKSPDNDCYNKLTRDTYPPKCDDSLRPDSAWYTPIRTCFVVPDPKFKKIGLASISKWPERLHVTPERISMVYRGSDSTFKRDGSKWKKHVAHYKKLIPELGTDKIRNVMDMNTEYGGFAAALIDDPVWVMNVVSSYAVNTLPLVYDRGLIGTFHDWCEAFSTYPRTYDLLHLAGLFTAESHRCELKYVLLEMDRILRPGGYALIRESSYFLDAITTIAKGMRWECHTEDTEQGGDMEKILICKKKLWYSSNKDSR; this comes from the exons ATGAAGAATAATGAAGGAAAAGTGGTAGACAAGAGTAGGATTGTCCCTGTTGCAATCATATTTGTGGTGCTATGTGGACTTTCTTTCTATATGGGTGTAATCTTTGGTTCCGAGAACGATAGAATTGTATCAATTATCAGCCAGAGATCCCTTGATTCCCCCAagaaatcatcatcaataagtTCTTTGCAAATTAAATCCATCAGTTTTCCTGAATGCAGTGTTGACTATCAAGATTACACTCCATGCACTGATCCAAGG AGATGGAAGAAGTATGGATCCTATCGGTTCATAATGTTGGAACGCCATTGCCCTCCAATTTTCGAGAGAAAAGAATGCTTAGTTCCTCCTCCGGATGGGTACCAGCTTCCAATTAGATGGCCAAAGAGCAGAGATGAATGTTGGTACAG GAATGTTCCGTATGACTGGATTAACAAACAGAAGTCCAATCAACATTGGTTGAAAAAGGAAGGAGAGAAATTCCTCTTTCCTGGTGGAGGTACTATGTTCCCGAACGGTGTCGgtaaatatgttgatttaatggaAGATCTGATCCCAGAAATGAAAGATGGAACTATTCGAACGGCCATTGATACTGGTTGTGGG GTTGCTAGCTGGGGTGGTGATTTGCTGGATCGTGGAATTCTTACGGTTTCTCTTGCTCCTAGAGATAACCACCAAGCTCAGGTTCAATTCGCTTTGGAGCGTGGTATCCCTGCAATTCTTGGTGTCCTTGCTACACACAGGCTTCCATTCCCATCAAATTCCTTCGATATGGCTCATTGCTCCAGATGCCTTATTCCATGGACAGAATTTG GCGGAGTTAATATTCTTGAAATACACCGGATTCTTCGTCCTGGTGGATTTTGGGTCTTGTCTGGTCCACCAATCAACTACGAGCGCAGATCGCGTGGATGGAACACAACTATCAAAGAGCAAAGATCAACATACGAGAAATTGCAGAACTTACTGACTTCATTGTgctttaaattatataataaaaaaggcGACATTGCCGTATGGCAGAAGTCTCCTGATAATGATTGCTACAATAAGCTGACTAGAGATACCTATCCACCTAAATGTGATGACAGCCTCAGACCAGATTCAGCATGGTATACTCCAATTCGCACTTGTTTTGTCGTTCCGGATCCAAAGTTTAAGAAAATAGGCCTTGCATCAATTTCTAAGTGGCCCGAGCGGTTGCATGTTACACCAGAACGAATCTCAATGGTTTATCGTGGGAGTGATAGTACTTTCAAACGTGACGGCAGTAAGTGGAAGAAGCATGTCGCACACTACAAGAAGTTGATCCCTGAGCTTGGGACTGATAAGATAAGAAATGTGATGGATATGAATACGGAATATGGAGGTTTTGCTGCGGCCTTGATTGATGATCCTGTATGGGTTATGAATGTGGTCTCATCTTATGCTGTGAATACACTCCCTTTGGTTTATGATCGAGGCCTCATTGGAACGTTCCACGACTG GTGTGAAGCTTTTTCGACATATCCTCGGACATATGACCTCCTTCATCTTGCAGGACTCTTCACTGCGGAAAGCCACAG ATGTGAATTGAAGTATGTGTTGCTGGAAATGGACCGAATTTTACGACCTGGTGGCTATGCTCTCATCCGCGAGTCTAGTTACTTTTTGGATGCCATTACAACTATTGCCAAGGGTATGCGATGGGAATGTCATACAGAAGATACCGAGCAAGGAGGTGACATGGAGAAGATACTAATATGCAAGAAAAAGCTATGGTATTCATCAAATAAAGATTCAAGATGA